Proteins encoded together in one Bacteroides ovatus window:
- a CDS encoding SusC/RagA family TonB-linked outer membrane protein: MKKNKRKILSGSRKIFFAILAMFLSLSASAQQFTASGQVLDAQKEPLIGVSVQEKGTSNGAITDLDGNFTLNVKQNAILIFSYVGYKSQEIKAARQMKITLQEDNEVLDEVVVIGYGSVKRKDVTTAISSVSTKDLDMRPIVSAGQAIQGKAAGVSVIQPNGTPGGEMSIRVRGTTSMNGSNDPLYVVDGVPVDNIKFLSPNDIESMQILKDASSASIYGSRAANGVILITTKAGASGNAKVSLTAQFGLNKVADKVESLNSAQYKELQDEIGLVSLPDGLPDRTDWFDETYTTGKTQNYQVAVSNGNEKMKYYLSAGYLKEQGVLDISYYKRYNFRVNLENQVRKWLTISANISYSDYTSNGGGAMGTGANRGGVILAVINTPTYAPVWDALNPNQYYNNFYGVGNITNPLENMARAKNNKDKENRLLASGNILLTPFPELKFKSTLTLDRRNAVNTTFLDPISTAWGRNQYGEGSDNRNMNTVLTFDNVLTYNKNFKKHGLEVMAGSSWTDSDYSNSWINGSHYRSDLIQTLNAANKISWDNTGTGASQWGIMSFFGRVAYNFDSKYLLTANLRADGSSKLHPDHRWGVFPSFSAAWRISSEKFMENLTWIDDLKLRGGWGQTGNQSGIGDYAYLQRYNIGRIEWFKKGGEGDSTDYANAVPTISQANLRTSDLTWETTTQTNIGLDLTILNGRLTFNADYYYKKTKNMLMNVSLPAGAAAATSIARNEGEMVNKGFELSISSKNLRGGAFTWDTDFNISFNRNKLTKLELQKVYYDAKTADVVNDYVVRNEPGRALGGFYGYISDGVDPETGELMYRDLNNDGKISSSDRTYIGDPNPDFTYGMTNTFSWKGFNLSIFIQGSYGNDIYNASRIETEGMYDGKNQSTRVLNRWKIPGQITDMPKANFKLLNSTYFVEDGSYLRLKDVSLSYNFKGKLLKKWGITRLQPYFTATNLLTWTSYSGMDPEVNQWGNSGTVQGIDWGTYPHCRSYVFGINVEF, from the coding sequence ATGAAAAAGAACAAGCGAAAAATCCTTTCGGGGAGTCGCAAGATTTTCTTTGCTATCTTGGCAATGTTTTTATCTTTGAGTGCATCTGCACAGCAATTTACCGCGTCCGGTCAGGTCCTGGATGCTCAAAAAGAACCACTAATTGGTGTTAGTGTACAAGAAAAAGGTACATCTAACGGGGCAATTACCGATTTGGATGGTAACTTCACATTAAACGTTAAACAAAATGCCATTTTGATATTCTCTTACGTGGGCTACAAATCACAGGAGATAAAGGCAGCCCGCCAGATGAAGATCACACTTCAAGAAGATAATGAAGTGCTCGATGAAGTAGTGGTGATCGGTTATGGTTCGGTGAAGCGGAAAGATGTGACTACCGCTATCTCTTCCGTATCTACCAAAGATTTGGATATGCGACCTATTGTGTCGGCAGGACAGGCCATTCAAGGTAAGGCAGCCGGTGTTTCGGTGATTCAGCCTAACGGTACGCCGGGAGGTGAAATGTCTATCCGCGTACGTGGTACTACCTCTATGAATGGTAGTAATGATCCGCTGTATGTGGTGGACGGAGTGCCTGTAGACAATATCAAATTCCTTTCTCCGAACGATATTGAAAGTATGCAGATTTTGAAAGATGCTTCTTCAGCATCTATTTACGGTTCGCGTGCTGCCAACGGAGTCATTCTTATTACTACGAAAGCCGGTGCTTCCGGAAATGCAAAAGTTTCTCTGACAGCCCAATTCGGATTGAACAAAGTGGCTGATAAAGTGGAGTCCTTGAATTCGGCACAATATAAAGAACTGCAGGATGAAATCGGACTGGTATCTTTGCCGGATGGATTGCCTGACCGCACCGACTGGTTTGACGAAACGTATACGACCGGAAAGACTCAGAATTATCAGGTAGCTGTATCCAATGGTAACGAGAAGATGAAATACTATCTTTCTGCAGGCTATCTGAAAGAACAGGGAGTGTTGGACATCTCTTATTACAAGCGTTACAACTTCCGTGTAAACCTTGAAAATCAGGTCCGTAAATGGTTAACGATTAGTGCCAATATCTCTTACTCAGACTATACAAGTAATGGAGGTGGAGCAATGGGAACAGGTGCGAATCGTGGTGGTGTTATTCTGGCTGTTATCAATACACCAACTTATGCACCGGTATGGGATGCTTTGAACCCAAATCAGTATTACAATAATTTCTATGGAGTCGGTAATATTACAAATCCATTGGAAAATATGGCACGTGCGAAAAATAACAAGGATAAGGAAAACCGCTTACTGGCATCGGGTAATATATTGTTGACTCCATTCCCGGAGCTGAAGTTCAAGTCTACTCTTACTCTTGACCGTCGCAATGCCGTTAATACCACTTTTCTTGATCCGATTTCTACTGCCTGGGGACGCAATCAGTATGGTGAGGGCTCGGATAATCGGAATATGAACACAGTTTTGACATTTGATAATGTGCTGACTTATAATAAAAATTTCAAGAAACATGGCTTGGAAGTAATGGCTGGTTCGTCATGGACGGATTCAGACTATTCAAATAGTTGGATCAATGGCTCTCACTATCGTAGCGACCTGATTCAGACATTGAATGCTGCCAATAAAATATCCTGGGATAATACAGGTACGGGTGCGTCTCAATGGGGGATTATGTCATTTTTCGGACGTGTAGCTTATAACTTCGATAGTAAATATCTGCTAACAGCTAATCTTCGTGCCGATGGCTCTTCTAAATTACATCCCGATCATCGTTGGGGCGTATTTCCCTCATTTTCTGCTGCCTGGCGTATTTCTTCGGAGAAGTTCATGGAGAACCTGACATGGATTGACGATTTAAAGTTGCGCGGTGGCTGGGGACAAACAGGTAACCAGTCGGGTATTGGTGACTATGCATATTTGCAGCGTTACAATATTGGTCGTATCGAATGGTTCAAGAAAGGCGGTGAAGGTGATTCGACTGATTACGCAAATGCTGTTCCTACCATTAGTCAGGCAAATTTACGTACATCTGATTTGACATGGGAAACCACGACACAGACCAATATAGGTCTGGATCTGACCATATTGAATGGACGGTTGACGTTTAATGCAGACTATTATTATAAGAAGACCAAAAACATGTTGATGAATGTATCATTACCTGCTGGTGCCGCGGCAGCTACGTCTATTGCCCGTAACGAGGGTGAAATGGTAAATAAGGGTTTTGAGCTTTCTATTAGTTCGAAGAATCTTCGTGGAGGAGCATTTACATGGGATACAGACTTCAATATTTCTTTTAACCGGAATAAATTGACAAAACTGGAATTACAGAAAGTTTATTACGATGCTAAAACAGCAGATGTGGTGAATGATTATGTGGTACGTAATGAACCGGGACGTGCTTTAGGAGGTTTCTACGGTTATATAAGTGATGGGGTAGACCCTGAAACTGGTGAATTGATGTATCGTGATTTGAATAATGATGGCAAAATATCATCTTCTGACCGTACTTATATCGGTGATCCGAATCCAGACTTCACTTATGGTATGACTAATACGTTTTCATGGAAAGGCTTTAATTTAAGTATCTTTATCCAAGGTTCTTATGGTAACGATATTTATAACGCTTCGCGTATTGAAACGGAAGGAATGTATGATGGCAAAAATCAGTCAACCCGTGTCTTGAACCGATGGAAGATTCCGGGTCAAATTACAGACATGCCTAAGGCTAATTTCAAATTACTCAATTCTACCTATTTTGTAGAAGATGGTAGTTATCTAAGATTAAAGGATGTTTCCTTGTCATACAACTTTAAAGGTAAACTGTTGAAGAAATGGGGAATTACCCGCCTACAACCTTACTTCACGGCTACTAACCTGCTGACATGGACCAGCTATTCGGGAATGGACCCGGAAGTAAACCAATGGGGAAACAGCGGTACGGTACAAGGTATCGATTGGGGTACTTACCCCCATTGCAGATCATACGTGTTTGGTATTAATGTTGAATTCTAA
- a CDS encoding RagB/SusD family nutrient uptake outer membrane protein produces the protein MKGKIMKLRTIFYGLTSGLLLGLSSCSLNYEPLDTYSDVTEGVTSDGTKIVFKDKAAVESHLTTLYNQMRDRQEHWYVDLLLIAESHADNAYAGTTGAEVVPFENNSIEGSNSVLERDWNRYMEDVARANILICNIDAVTDNSLTTAERAQYKAEAKIFRAMIMFDMVRLWGDFPVITTVAEDITSDNIEDVYPQYFPEQNTELEAYQQIERDLLDAVQYAPDNTPGNKTLFTKSVARTLLAKIYAEKPLRDYTKVIQYCDEVKADGFDLVDDFSDLFGMNAAGTDAKMRNTKESILEAQFTPGAGNWCTWMFGRDLVNWNNNFTWAKWVTPSRDLISTFKQEGDEVRFKESVVYYDCGWSNYYPSDNYPFMYKCRSANSSIIKYRYADVLLLKAEALIMQDTPDLEGAADIIDEVRDRAKLGALSSSTRSNKDALLNALLKERRLELAFEGQRWFDLVRLDKVEEVMNAVHAKDSGRKAQVYTYDKNSYRLPIPQSVIDANDKIHQNPGY, from the coding sequence ATGAAAGGAAAGATTATGAAACTAAGAACTATATTTTATGGATTAACCTCTGGTTTGCTATTGGGGCTTTCTTCCTGTTCGCTGAATTATGAGCCATTAGACACCTATTCGGATGTGACGGAAGGAGTGACAAGTGATGGTACGAAAATTGTATTCAAGGATAAAGCGGCAGTTGAAAGCCATTTGACAACGCTTTATAATCAAATGCGTGACCGTCAGGAACACTGGTATGTGGATTTACTTCTTATTGCAGAATCACATGCCGACAATGCCTATGCAGGAACTACAGGAGCAGAAGTTGTTCCGTTTGAGAATAACTCTATTGAAGGTTCAAACTCTGTATTGGAACGGGACTGGAACCGGTATATGGAAGACGTTGCCCGCGCTAATATCTTGATTTGTAATATTGACGCAGTGACAGATAATTCGTTGACTACTGCCGAACGTGCTCAATACAAGGCAGAAGCAAAGATATTCCGTGCCATGATAATGTTCGACATGGTACGTCTGTGGGGGGATTTTCCAGTGATTACCACCGTAGCAGAAGATATTACCTCTGATAATATTGAGGATGTATATCCGCAATATTTCCCAGAACAGAATACGGAACTTGAAGCTTATCAGCAGATTGAAAGAGATTTATTGGACGCTGTGCAGTATGCTCCGGATAACACACCGGGGAATAAAACTTTGTTTACCAAATCTGTAGCCCGTACCTTATTGGCTAAGATTTACGCCGAGAAACCTTTACGTGATTATACGAAAGTTATCCAATATTGTGATGAGGTGAAAGCTGACGGTTTTGATCTGGTGGATGATTTCAGTGATTTGTTTGGGATGAATGCTGCGGGAACAGATGCGAAGATGCGTAATACGAAAGAATCGATTCTTGAAGCACAATTTACTCCCGGAGCAGGTAACTGGTGCACATGGATGTTCGGTCGTGATTTGGTAAATTGGAATAACAATTTCACATGGGCGAAATGGGTGACTCCATCACGTGACTTGATTAGTACTTTCAAACAGGAAGGGGATGAAGTTCGTTTCAAAGAATCTGTTGTTTATTATGATTGTGGTTGGAGCAACTATTATCCGTCTGATAATTATCCGTTCATGTATAAATGCCGTTCGGCGAATAGCAGCATCATTAAATATCGCTATGCCGATGTACTGTTGCTGAAAGCAGAAGCCCTGATCATGCAGGATACACCTGATTTGGAAGGAGCAGCCGATATTATAGATGAAGTTCGCGATCGTGCCAAATTGGGAGCACTTTCTTCTTCTACCCGTTCAAATAAAGATGCATTGCTGAATGCTTTGCTTAAAGAACGCCGGTTGGAACTGGCTTTTGAGGGACAACGCTGGTTCGATTTAGTCCGTCTGGACAAGGTAGAAGAGGTGATGAATGCTGTGCATGCGAAAGATTCAGGACGCAAAGCGCAAGTTTACACTTATGATAAGAATTCCTACCGTTTGCCTATTCCACAATCGGTAATCGACGCGAATGATAAGATTCATCAGAATCCGGGTTATTAA
- a CDS encoding glycoside hydrolase family 30 protein yields the protein MIDMRNIALTFLGCFTILAACSNSDDAEKPVAPIPTGDVTIYSTTNSLTRDLTRDAVNFSLKDNLAPTSITLNPTEQYQTMDGFGVAITGATCFNLLQMKPEDRHAFLTETFSDDKGFGFSYIRISIGCSDFSLSEYTCCDKKGIENFALQSEEKEYILPILKEILDINPSIKIIAAPWTCPTWMKVKSLTDLTPFESWTNGQLNPAYYQDYATYFVKWVQAFNAEGIDIYAVTPQNEPLNRGNSASLYMSWEEQRDFVKTALGPKFKTAGLATKIYAYDHNYDYSDIETEKNYPGKMYEDPAASQYLAGAAYHNYGGNREELLNMHKAYPEKELLFTETSIGTWNSGRDLSKRLLEDMKEVALGTINNWCKGVIVWNLMLDNDRAPNREGGCQTCYGAVDISNSDYKTIIRNSHYYIIAHLSSVVKPGALRIGATGYADSNIMYSAFENPDGTYAFVLMNNNEKTKRITFSDGKRHFAYDVPGKSVTSYRWAKSE from the coding sequence ATGATAGACATGAGAAATATAGCATTGACTTTTTTAGGATGTTTCACCATATTAGCTGCATGCAGCAACAGTGACGATGCGGAAAAACCTGTGGCACCCATTCCCACCGGAGATGTGACTATTTATTCCACCACCAATAGTCTGACTCGCGATTTGACTCGTGATGCCGTTAATTTCAGTTTGAAAGATAACTTGGCGCCTACTTCCATTACATTGAACCCGACTGAACAATATCAGACAATGGACGGCTTTGGCGTAGCTATCACAGGTGCTACCTGTTTTAATCTTCTGCAAATGAAACCGGAAGACCGCCATGCTTTCCTGACGGAAACGTTCTCTGATGACAAAGGCTTCGGATTTAGCTATATCCGTATCTCTATTGGTTGCTCGGACTTCTCATTGAGTGAATATACTTGTTGTGATAAGAAAGGTATTGAAAATTTTGCTCTACAGAGTGAAGAAAAAGAGTATATTCTGCCTATTCTGAAAGAGATTCTGGACATCAATCCTTCTATAAAAATTATTGCCGCACCTTGGACATGTCCAACATGGATGAAGGTGAAAAGCCTCACAGACCTTACTCCATTTGAGTCATGGACAAACGGTCAGCTCAATCCTGCCTATTATCAGGATTATGCCACTTATTTTGTAAAATGGGTGCAAGCCTTCAACGCTGAGGGTATTGATATCTATGCCGTAACTCCACAGAACGAACCGTTGAATCGTGGTAATTCCGCTTCACTTTATATGAGTTGGGAAGAACAGAGAGACTTCGTAAAAACAGCACTTGGTCCTAAATTCAAAACAGCCGGATTAGCTACGAAGATTTATGCATACGATCATAATTATGATTATAGCGATATTGAAACAGAAAAGAACTACCCCGGTAAGATGTATGAAGACCCGGCTGCTTCCCAATATCTGGCCGGAGCTGCTTATCACAACTATGGCGGCAACCGCGAAGAACTTTTGAATATGCACAAAGCTTATCCTGAAAAAGAACTTCTTTTCACGGAGACTTCTATCGGAACCTGGAACAGCGGACGCGACTTGTCGAAACGATTGCTGGAAGATATGAAGGAAGTTGCATTGGGTACAATCAATAACTGGTGTAAAGGTGTTATCGTATGGAACCTGATGCTTGATAATGACCGTGCTCCTAACCGTGAAGGCGGTTGCCAGACTTGCTACGGAGCAGTGGATATCAGTAATAGCGACTATAAGACAATTATCCGTAACTCACATTATTATATCATCGCTCATCTTTCAAGTGTAGTGAAACCAGGAGCCCTACGTATCGGTGCCACAGGTTATGCCGACAGCAATATCATGTATTCTGCTTTCGAGAATCCGGACGGAACATACGCTTTTGTCCTGATGAATAACAATGAAAAGACCAAGAGAATAACCTTTAGTGACGGCAAGCGCCATTTTGCTTATGATGTTCCTGGCAAATCTGTGACTTCCTATCGTTGGGCAAAGTCGGAATAA
- a CDS encoding DUF5125 domain-containing protein, with protein sequence MKKNIYIILAMAGILSMNSCSDDEFLPGSPSMEIKAENADALFGDSLPFTIKASDVDVPLSTLKAQLFYGEEQVSETVIRTKTSGNDYTGKIFIPYYANIPNGKATLKYILQNIHFTTTEMTKELALARPDFPYLTLVDEEGKEYRMERQSMYQYSVTGDFSQKMKAYIKTPKVGENGNELTFGWDNGTIETGSTNSISFSNTEPGSYAIKFNTLTYEAEPFAKLKVNGEDMELVENDIYAIKLALKKNDILTFEGVPDYDNWWIDQDYFEKQEDGTLKFLPIDGSYQITANGKLKYFSVIALKNGEAAKLQEDGTGAIWAIGTGIGKPSVALSEVGWTPENGLCMPQLTAKKYQLTFIAGVTMKVDDINFKFFYINKWDNGEFKGDAISTTSELVKISSDGNLGLQEGQKFERGGIYRFTVDVTKGNTKAVLTVEKVGKVDLPAPDIFFGNSKMEVTDTDIYKSDQVFTRGQMITVTGIDNLNEWWIDPDFFEKQSDGTLKFLPINGDYRVTANGILKYFSVIALKDGKPAKLQDDGTGAIWAIGKGIGKPSVTSSEVGWETGKALCLAQVAPKKYQLTLKAGETLKTSGDWEAISFKFFYQNDWGGEFSNYASNTLVEQLKLTGSGNLEMQDNKAFEEGGVYRFTIDVTNGNANAILKVEKIN encoded by the coding sequence ATGAAAAAAAATATTTATATCATATTAGCTATGGCAGGAATATTATCCATGAATTCCTGCAGTGATGACGAATTCTTGCCCGGTAGTCCGAGTATGGAAATCAAAGCGGAGAATGCAGATGCTCTTTTTGGTGACAGTCTTCCGTTTACGATTAAAGCTTCGGACGTGGATGTACCTCTTTCTACCTTGAAAGCACAGCTTTTTTATGGAGAAGAACAAGTGTCCGAAACGGTCATCCGTACAAAGACAAGCGGAAACGATTATACTGGTAAAATCTTCATTCCTTATTATGCTAATATTCCTAATGGAAAGGCAACCTTGAAATATATTCTTCAGAATATTCACTTTACTACAACAGAAATGACGAAAGAGCTCGCTCTGGCACGACCGGACTTTCCCTATCTGACATTAGTGGATGAAGAGGGAAAAGAGTACCGGATGGAACGGCAATCCATGTACCAGTATAGCGTGACAGGAGATTTTTCTCAAAAGATGAAGGCATATATCAAAACTCCGAAAGTGGGAGAGAATGGCAACGAATTGACTTTCGGTTGGGACAATGGGACGATTGAAACCGGTTCAACTAACTCTATCTCTTTTTCTAATACGGAACCGGGGAGCTATGCTATTAAATTTAATACGTTGACTTATGAAGCAGAGCCATTTGCTAAATTGAAGGTGAACGGTGAAGACATGGAGCTGGTAGAGAATGATATTTATGCAATCAAACTCGCTTTGAAGAAGAATGATATTCTAACGTTTGAAGGGGTACCTGATTATGATAATTGGTGGATAGATCAGGATTATTTTGAGAAGCAGGAAGATGGAACATTGAAATTCCTTCCGATTGATGGAAGTTACCAAATAACGGCAAATGGTAAACTGAAATATTTCTCTGTCATTGCTTTGAAGAATGGTGAGGCTGCCAAGTTGCAGGAAGATGGAACAGGTGCTATCTGGGCTATTGGAACAGGAATCGGCAAGCCATCGGTTGCACTTTCTGAAGTAGGATGGACTCCGGAAAACGGTCTGTGCATGCCGCAGCTTACTGCGAAAAAGTATCAACTGACATTCATAGCCGGAGTAACAATGAAAGTGGATGATATCAACTTTAAATTCTTCTATATCAATAAATGGGACAATGGCGAGTTTAAAGGAGATGCTATTTCTACAACGAGCGAATTGGTTAAAATCTCTTCAGACGGTAACCTGGGACTGCAAGAAGGACAGAAGTTCGAAAGAGGAGGCATTTACAGATTTACAGTTGATGTAACAAAAGGCAATACCAAGGCTGTGTTGACAGTGGAGAAAGTAGGGAAGGTAGATTTACCCGCACCGGATATCTTCTTTGGTAATAGTAAGATGGAGGTGACAGATACTGATATATATAAGTCGGATCAGGTGTTTACACGTGGTCAAATGATAACTGTCACTGGCATTGATAATTTGAATGAGTGGTGGATTGATCCTGACTTCTTTGAGAAACAAAGTGATGGGACATTGAAGTTTCTTCCTATTAATGGAGATTATCGGGTGACAGCTAATGGTATCTTGAAATATTTCTCTGTAATAGCTTTGAAAGATGGTAAACCGGCCAAATTACAAGATGACGGAACAGGTGCAATTTGGGCTATCGGGAAAGGAATCGGTAAACCTTCTGTTACATCTTCCGAAGTGGGCTGGGAGACAGGTAAGGCTCTCTGTCTGGCACAAGTTGCTCCTAAAAAGTATCAGCTAACCTTGAAAGCCGGGGAAACACTGAAGACTAGTGGTGACTGGGAGGCGATTAGTTTTAAGTTCTTCTATCAAAATGATTGGGGAGGAGAATTCAGTAATTATGCAAGTAATACTTTAGTGGAACAGCTTAAACTTACAGGCTCCGGAAACTTGGAAATGCAGGATAATAAAGCATTTGAAGAAGGAGGTGTTTATCGATTTACCATTGATGTCACGAATGGTAATGCTAATGCTATTCTGAAGGTTGAGAAAATAAATTGA
- a CDS encoding glycoside hydrolase family 3 C-terminal domain-containing protein: MNMKFKAMLLGLSVITALPAFAQKPVYLDTGKPIEERVKDALNRMTLEEKVKMIHAQSKFSSAGVPRLGIPEVWATDGPHGIRPEVLWDEWDQAGWTNDSCIAYPALTCLSATWNPEMSHLYGKSIGEEARYRKKDILLGPGVNIYRTPLNGRNFEYMGEDPYLSATMVVPYIKGVQENGVAACVKHYALNNQEFNRHTTNVQLSDRALYEIYLPAFKAAVQEGGTWSIMGSYNLYQGEHACHNKRLLRDILRDEWGFDGVVVSDWGGVHNTEQAIHNGMDLEFGSWTNGLSAGTRNAYDNYYLAFPYLKLIKEGKVGTKELDEKVSNVLRLIFRTSMDPHKPFGSLGSPEHGQAGREIAEEGIVLLQNNGNVLPIDLNKAKKIAVVGENAIKMMTVGGGSSSLKVKYEISPLDGLKSRVGSKAEVVYARGYVGDPTGEYNGVKTGQDLKDNRSEDELLAEALQVAKDADYVIFFGGLNKSNHQDCEDSDRASLGLPYAQDRVISELAKVNKNLIVVNISGNAVAMPWVNEVPAIVQGWFLGSEAGTALASVLVGDANPSGKLPFTFPAKLEDVGAHKLGEYPGNKEELAQSKHRGDTINEIYREDIFVGYRWADKEKIKPLFPFGHGLSYTTFAYGKPSADKKTMTADDTISFTVNVKNTGTREGQEVVQLYISDKKSSLPRPVKELKGFQKVKLAPGEEKAVTLTIDKKALSFFDDAKHEWVAEPGKFEAIIGSSSRDIKGIVPFELK, translated from the coding sequence ATGAACATGAAATTCAAAGCAATGTTACTTGGCTTGTCTGTGATAACTGCGCTGCCTGCCTTTGCGCAGAAGCCGGTGTATCTGGATACTGGTAAGCCTATTGAAGAGAGAGTGAAAGATGCATTGAACCGGATGACCCTTGAAGAAAAGGTGAAGATGATTCATGCACAGTCTAAATTTAGTTCGGCAGGCGTTCCCCGCCTCGGAATTCCCGAAGTATGGGCTACCGACGGTCCTCACGGTATCCGTCCGGAAGTGTTGTGGGATGAATGGGATCAGGCTGGATGGACAAACGATTCCTGTATTGCCTATCCGGCACTGACGTGTCTTTCTGCTACATGGAATCCCGAAATGTCGCATCTTTATGGAAAAAGTATCGGTGAAGAGGCACGTTACCGCAAGAAAGACATCTTGTTGGGTCCCGGTGTGAATATCTACCGTACTCCCTTGAACGGACGTAACTTCGAGTATATGGGAGAAGACCCGTATCTGTCCGCCACTATGGTGGTGCCTTACATCAAAGGTGTACAAGAGAACGGGGTAGCTGCCTGTGTGAAGCATTATGCCTTGAACAATCAGGAGTTCAACCGTCATACCACCAATGTGCAATTGAGTGATCGTGCTCTTTATGAAATATACCTGCCTGCTTTTAAAGCGGCTGTCCAGGAAGGTGGAACATGGTCGATTATGGGCTCTTATAATCTCTATCAGGGAGAGCACGCCTGTCACAACAAGCGCCTGCTTCGAGATATTCTTCGCGATGAATGGGGCTTTGATGGCGTCGTAGTGTCCGACTGGGGAGGTGTGCACAACACCGAACAGGCTATTCATAACGGCATGGACTTGGAGTTTGGTTCTTGGACGAACGGACTGTCTGCCGGAACGAGAAATGCGTATGATAATTATTACCTTGCTTTTCCTTACCTGAAACTGATAAAAGAGGGTAAAGTAGGAACAAAGGAACTGGACGAAAAGGTTAGCAATGTCCTTCGTCTGATTTTCCGTACTTCAATGGACCCGCACAAACCATTCGGCTCTTTAGGTTCTCCCGAGCACGGGCAGGCCGGACGTGAGATAGCTGAAGAAGGAATTGTGCTGTTGCAGAACAACGGTAACGTATTGCCTATCGATTTGAATAAAGCGAAGAAAATCGCAGTGGTCGGTGAAAATGCGATAAAGATGATGACTGTGGGCGGTGGTAGTTCTTCTTTGAAAGTGAAATATGAGATTTCTCCATTGGATGGACTGAAAAGCCGTGTGGGTTCAAAAGCGGAAGTGGTGTATGCCCGTGGATATGTCGGCGATCCGACAGGAGAGTATAACGGTGTGAAAACCGGTCAGGACTTGAAAGACAACCGTTCGGAAGATGAACTGCTCGCTGAGGCTTTGCAAGTGGCTAAAGATGCCGACTATGTTATCTTCTTCGGTGGCTTGAACAAGAGTAATCATCAGGATTGTGAAGATTCGGACCGTGCTTCTTTAGGTTTGCCTTACGCGCAGGATAGAGTGATAAGCGAACTGGCAAAGGTGAATAAAAACCTGATTGTTGTCAATATCTCCGGCAATGCAGTGGCTATGCCTTGGGTGAATGAAGTGCCTGCTATTGTTCAGGGTTGGTTCTTGGGTTCGGAAGCCGGAACAGCTCTTGCTTCTGTATTGGTGGGAGACGCTAACCCTTCAGGGAAACTTCCTTTCACCTTCCCTGCAAAACTGGAAGATGTAGGTGCTCATAAACTGGGCGAATATCCCGGTAATAAAGAAGAGCTGGCACAGTCTAAACATAGAGGGGACACCATTAATGAAATCTATCGGGAAGATATTTTCGTAGGTTATCGCTGGGCGGATAAAGAGAAAATCAAACCGCTGTTCCCGTTCGGACACGGATTGAGCTACACTACTTTCGCCTATGGAAAACCCTCGGCCGACAAGAAGACAATGACAGCAGATGATACCATCTCTTTCACGGTCAATGTGAAGAATACAGGCACTCGTGAAGGTCAGGAAGTTGTTCAGCTTTATATCAGTGATAAGAAATCCTCTCTCCCTCGTCCGGTAAAAGAGTTGAAAGGTTTCCAAAAAGTGAAACTGGCTCCGGGCGAAGAGAAAGCGGTAACGCTGACGATTGATAAGAAAGCATTGAGCTTCTTCGATGATGCCAAGCACGAATGGGTGGCCGAACCGGGCAAATTTGAGGCAATCATCGGTAGTTCATCCAGAGATATTAAAGGTATTGTACCATTTGAGTTGAAATAG
- the tnpB gene encoding IS66 family insertion sequence element accessory protein TnpB (TnpB, as the term is used for proteins encoded by IS66 family insertion elements, is considered an accessory protein, since TnpC, encoded by a neighboring gene, is a DDE family transposase.) yields MYSLTSANRYYLYQGFVRMNLGIDGLFKIIRSEMKDLSPVSGDIFLFFGKNRQSVKILRWDGDGFLLYYKRLEGGSFELPTFNPNTGNYEISYQVLSFILNGVSLKSVRLRKRFRI; encoded by the coding sequence ATGTATTCTCTAACATCAGCCAATCGCTACTATCTGTACCAGGGCTTTGTTCGTATGAACCTTGGCATTGACGGTTTATTCAAAATTATACGATCGGAAATGAAGGACTTGTCTCCCGTTTCCGGAGATATCTTTTTATTCTTTGGTAAAAACCGACAAAGTGTAAAAATACTGCGTTGGGATGGCGATGGCTTTCTTCTGTACTACAAGCGCCTCGAAGGTGGAAGTTTTGAGTTACCGACATTTAACCCCAATACAGGCAATTACGAGATCTCTTATCAGGTTTTGTCTTTTATCTTAAATGGAGTGTCATTAAAGTCTGTACGGTTGAGAAAACGTTTCAGGATCTAA